From the Streptomyces sp. Tu 2975 genome, one window contains:
- a CDS encoding DUF6278 family protein, producing MNIPFLDHWLGRHGERDKGDAAAAGHDPERAAAITELLSECELLRSRAAQAGLELDDSPGSLTALDQLPPRWRDDPEELPWLGNDAGLYLGTVIVRTVRGAAWHIWPGGHPVVRLASGREIGVVEAGVEWAFNGAPELSQVYAEASEA from the coding sequence ATGAACATCCCCTTCTTGGATCACTGGCTGGGACGCCACGGCGAACGTGACAAGGGCGATGCGGCCGCCGCCGGGCACGACCCGGAGCGCGCGGCGGCCATTACCGAGCTGCTGTCGGAGTGCGAACTGCTGCGTTCCAGAGCTGCTCAGGCCGGACTCGAACTGGACGACTCCCCGGGGTCCTTGACCGCGCTGGACCAGCTTCCGCCGCGCTGGCGCGACGATCCGGAGGAGCTTCCCTGGCTGGGGAACGACGCGGGTCTCTACCTCGGCACGGTGATCGTGCGCACCGTGCGCGGAGCGGCCTGGCACATCTGGCCCGGCGGCCATCCGGTGGTGCGGCTCGCCTCCGGACGGGAGATCGGTGTGGTCGAGGCCGGTGTGGAGTGGGCGTTCAACGGGGCTCCCGAGCTTTCACAGGTGTACGCGGAGGCGTCGGAGGCCTAG
- a CDS encoding type 1 glutamine amidotransferase: MTPSHAPGRPTAVVVQNTRSGGPGRVGAWLREAGIRLHVLRPYEGEALPRTLDGRPLLVLGGGFLPDDDERAPWLPATRRLVAQALDEGTPVLGICLGGQLLAHVAGGVVRARHGRPEFGSTQIRLRPEAADDPLLYGLGPAVPAIERHVDAITELPPEAVWLASSEACPHQAFRVGARAWGVQFHPEAEAERITGWDREGLARQGFDRDRLHAQAVADEGAAVAGWSVFTRRFAQVCARLP; the protein is encoded by the coding sequence ATGACGCCCTCGCACGCACCGGGCCGACCGACTGCCGTGGTCGTACAGAACACCAGGAGCGGCGGTCCCGGCCGGGTCGGGGCCTGGCTGCGCGAGGCGGGAATCCGCCTCCACGTGCTGCGTCCCTACGAGGGTGAGGCACTGCCCCGGACGCTCGACGGCAGGCCGCTCCTCGTGCTCGGCGGCGGCTTCCTGCCGGACGACGACGAGCGCGCGCCCTGGCTCCCGGCAACCCGACGCCTCGTCGCCCAAGCGCTGGACGAGGGCACGCCCGTCCTCGGCATCTGCCTCGGGGGCCAGTTGCTCGCACACGTCGCGGGCGGCGTAGTGCGGGCGCGTCACGGCCGGCCCGAGTTCGGCAGCACACAGATCCGGCTGCGCCCCGAAGCCGCCGACGATCCGCTGCTGTACGGGCTAGGCCCGGCGGTTCCCGCGATCGAGCGGCACGTCGACGCGATCACCGAACTCCCGCCGGAAGCGGTGTGGTTGGCCTCCAGCGAGGCCTGTCCTCACCAGGCGTTCCGGGTCGGCGCGCGAGCCTGGGGTGTGCAGTTCCATCCGGAGGCGGAGGCCGAGCGGATCACCGGTTGGGACCGGGAGGGGCTGGCCCGGCAGGGCTTCGACAGGGACCGGCTGCACGCCCAGGCCGTGGCCGACGAGGGTGCGGCGGTGGCGGGGTGGTCGGTGTTCACACGGCGGTTCGCTCAGGTGTGCGCGAGGCTGCCGTGA
- a CDS encoding exodeoxyribonuclease III produces the protein MRIATWNVNSITARLPRLLAWLESSGTDVLCLQETKCTEEQFPAAELRELGYESAVNASGRWNGVAVISRVGLDDVVRGLPGAPDYEGVQEPRAISATCGSARVWSVYVPNGREVAHDHYGYKLRWLEALSVAVTEDAAAGRPFAVLGDFNIAPTDDDVWDPSFFEGMTHVTPPERAALEALRNRGLADVVPRPLKYEHPFTYWDYRQLCFPKNRGMRIDLVYGNEPFTTAVKDSFVDREERKGKGASDHAPVVVDLDI, from the coding sequence ATGCGTATCGCCACGTGGAACGTCAACTCGATCACCGCCCGGCTGCCCCGGCTGCTGGCCTGGCTGGAGAGCAGCGGCACGGATGTGCTGTGCCTCCAGGAGACCAAGTGCACCGAGGAGCAGTTCCCTGCCGCGGAGCTGCGTGAGCTCGGCTACGAGTCCGCGGTCAACGCGTCCGGCAGGTGGAACGGCGTGGCGGTGATCTCCCGGGTGGGCCTCGACGACGTCGTGCGCGGGCTGCCCGGCGCCCCGGACTACGAGGGCGTGCAGGAGCCGAGGGCGATCTCCGCGACCTGCGGCTCCGCCCGCGTCTGGTCGGTCTATGTGCCCAACGGCCGTGAGGTCGCCCATGACCACTACGGCTACAAGCTGCGCTGGCTGGAGGCCTTGTCCGTCGCGGTGACCGAGGACGCCGCCGCCGGTCGTCCGTTCGCCGTCCTCGGCGACTTCAACATCGCCCCGACCGACGACGACGTGTGGGACCCGTCCTTCTTCGAGGGCATGACGCATGTGACGCCGCCCGAGCGAGCTGCCCTCGAGGCACTGCGCAACCGCGGACTGGCCGATGTGGTGCCGCGCCCGCTGAAGTACGAGCACCCGTTCACGTACTGGGACTACCGCCAGCTCTGCTTCCCCAAGAACCGCGGTATGCGTATCGACCTGGTCTACGGCAACGAACCCTTCACCACGGCGGTCAAGGACAGCTTCGTCGACCGCGAGGAGCGCAAGGGCAAGGGTGCCTCCGACCACGCACCGGTTGTTGTCGATCTCGACATCTGA
- a CDS encoding amino acid ABC transporter ATP-binding protein, with protein sequence MAVDPLIELREVNKHFGQLHVLQDIHLTVGRGEVVVVIGPSGSGKSTLCRVINRLETVESGDILIDGQPLPAEGRELAKLRADVGMVFQSFNLFAHKTVLANVSLGPVKARGRKRDEADRRSRELLERVGLADQADKYPAQLSGGQQQRVAIARALAMDPKVMLFDEPTSALDPEMINEVLEVMQQLAAEGMTMVVVTHEMGFARSAANRVVFMADGRILEDRSPDDFFTRPETDRAKDFLSKILKH encoded by the coding sequence ATGGCCGTCGATCCGTTGATCGAGCTGCGCGAGGTCAACAAGCACTTCGGGCAGTTGCACGTACTCCAGGACATCCACCTCACCGTCGGTCGCGGGGAGGTGGTGGTGGTCATCGGTCCGTCGGGCTCGGGGAAGTCGACGCTGTGCCGGGTCATCAACCGACTGGAGACCGTCGAATCGGGCGACATCCTGATCGATGGACAACCCCTCCCGGCTGAGGGCCGCGAGCTCGCGAAGCTCCGGGCGGACGTCGGCATGGTCTTCCAGTCGTTCAACCTCTTCGCGCACAAGACCGTGCTGGCCAACGTCTCGCTCGGGCCGGTCAAGGCCCGTGGCCGCAAGAGGGACGAGGCGGACCGTCGCTCCCGTGAACTGCTCGAGCGGGTCGGGCTCGCCGACCAGGCGGACAAGTACCCGGCCCAGCTCTCCGGCGGCCAGCAGCAGCGCGTGGCGATCGCCCGGGCGCTCGCCATGGACCCCAAGGTCATGCTCTTCGACGAACCGACCTCGGCCCTCGACCCCGAGATGATCAACGAGGTGCTGGAGGTGATGCAGCAGCTCGCCGCCGAGGGGATGACCATGGTCGTCGTCACCCACGAGATGGGCTTCGCCCGCTCCGCCGCGAACCGCGTCGTCTTCATGGCCGACGGCCGCATCCTCGAGGACCGCTCCCCGGACGATTTCTTCACGCGTCCGGAGACCGACCGTGCCAAGGACTTCCTCTCCAAGATCCTCAAGCACTGA
- a CDS encoding ABC transporter ATP-binding protein — protein sequence MGTTDTRGPTPGRSAVVLALRRYGRELLRLRRLALPALLLPAVGNIGIRYVAPLLIAKLAGQAADDGGLTLSSALPYVLGFGVTLLLAEAVWRVGQHCLNRVDALGMEHLYVSGMDELLAKDAAFFHDNFAGSLTKRVLSFGKRFEDFVDTVTYRIVGSLVPLLFGAVVLWSYEPMLVAGLLVMIVLTVVAATPLIRRRQRLVNDREAAIARVSGHVADSLSNMETIRAFAAERREADEHRSRVADSRRLTLKSWDYGNLRVDTLIAPMSVLTNVLGLLVVIAFGGPGQGVEEVVVAFTYYSNATQIMFEFNQIYRRLESSMTEAAQFTELLLDPPTVLDPTEPEPLAPQDTGIRFEAVTFAHAGAKPIFQGLDLDVPAGARIGLVGRSGGGKTTLTRLLLRMSDIDAGRVLIGGHDISRLRQTDLRSLIAYVPQEPAMFHRSLRDNIAFARPGAGDDEIHAAAAAAHVTEFADQLPDGFATLVGERGVKLSGGQRQRVALARAILRDAPVLLLDEATSALDSESELLVQDALWRLMDGRTALVVAHRLSTVAGMDRLVVLDRGSVVEQGTHEELLAANGAYAKLWQHQSGGFLGETTDSAPGRPVPGAGPNGLPGPADPVPDAHHRTSSHARTSTGST from the coding sequence ATGGGGACAACAGATACGCGAGGGCCGACGCCGGGCAGGAGCGCGGTCGTTCTGGCATTGCGCCGCTACGGCCGGGAACTGCTGCGCCTACGACGACTGGCCCTGCCCGCGCTGCTGCTGCCGGCCGTGGGCAACATCGGCATCCGCTACGTCGCCCCCCTGCTGATCGCCAAACTGGCAGGACAGGCTGCCGACGACGGCGGGCTCACCCTCAGCTCGGCGCTGCCGTACGTGCTGGGCTTCGGCGTGACGCTGCTGCTCGCCGAGGCCGTGTGGCGGGTCGGGCAGCACTGCCTGAACCGCGTGGACGCCCTCGGCATGGAGCACCTGTACGTGAGCGGCATGGACGAACTCCTCGCGAAGGACGCGGCATTCTTCCACGACAACTTCGCCGGCTCCCTGACCAAACGGGTGCTGAGCTTCGGCAAGCGCTTCGAGGACTTCGTCGACACGGTGACGTACCGGATCGTGGGCAGTCTCGTCCCCCTGCTGTTCGGTGCCGTGGTGCTGTGGAGCTACGAACCGATGCTCGTCGCCGGCCTTCTTGTGATGATCGTGCTGACCGTGGTGGCCGCGACACCACTGATCCGTCGCCGGCAGAGGCTCGTCAACGACCGTGAGGCGGCGATCGCCCGGGTGTCCGGCCATGTCGCCGACAGCCTCTCGAACATGGAGACCATCCGGGCGTTCGCGGCCGAGCGGCGGGAGGCCGACGAACACCGCAGCCGTGTCGCGGACTCCCGGCGCCTGACGCTGAAGTCGTGGGACTACGGCAATCTTCGCGTCGACACCCTGATCGCCCCCATGTCCGTGCTGACCAATGTGCTGGGCCTGTTGGTCGTCATCGCCTTCGGTGGCCCGGGCCAGGGAGTGGAGGAGGTCGTCGTCGCTTTCACCTACTACTCCAACGCGACCCAGATCATGTTCGAGTTCAACCAGATCTACCGGCGTCTGGAAAGCTCGATGACCGAGGCCGCGCAGTTCACGGAGCTGCTGCTGGATCCGCCCACCGTGCTCGACCCGACGGAACCCGAACCGCTCGCACCGCAGGACACGGGCATCCGCTTCGAGGCGGTGACCTTCGCCCACGCGGGTGCGAAGCCGATCTTCCAAGGCCTTGACCTGGATGTGCCCGCAGGCGCAAGGATCGGTCTGGTCGGCAGGTCCGGCGGCGGCAAGACCACACTCACCCGGCTCCTGCTGCGGATGTCGGACATCGACGCCGGACGTGTCCTGATCGGTGGTCACGACATCAGCCGGCTGCGCCAGACCGACCTGCGCTCACTGATCGCCTACGTCCCGCAGGAACCCGCCATGTTCCACCGCAGCCTGCGGGACAACATCGCCTTCGCCCGGCCCGGTGCCGGCGACGACGAGATCCACGCGGCCGCCGCGGCCGCGCACGTCACGGAGTTCGCCGACCAACTCCCCGACGGCTTCGCCACCCTGGTGGGGGAGCGGGGAGTCAAACTCTCCGGCGGCCAGCGCCAGCGCGTCGCCCTCGCGAGGGCCATCCTGCGCGACGCCCCGGTCCTGCTGCTCGACGAGGCGACCAGCGCGCTGGACTCGGAGAGCGAGCTCCTCGTCCAGGACGCCCTGTGGCGGTTGATGGACGGCCGTACGGCTCTCGTGGTCGCCCACCGTCTGAGCACCGTCGCCGGCATGGACCGTCTCGTCGTCCTCGACCGCGGCAGCGTCGTCGAGCAGGGCACCCACGAGGAACTGCTCGCGGCGAACGGTGCCTACGCCAAGCTGTGGCAGCACCAGTCGGGCGGCTTCCTCGGTGAGACCACCGACTCGGCCCCCGGACGCCCGGTCCCAGGAGCCGGTCCCAACGGGCTGCCCGGACCGGCCGACCCGGTGCCGGACGCACACCACAGGACGTCGTCGCACGCGCGTACGAGCACCGGGTCCACCTGA
- the pcaC gene encoding 4-carboxymuconolactone decarboxylase, giving the protein MSETPPNTLQYRVDGPEDAPILVLGPSLGTTWHMWDRQIAELSERWRVIRYDLPGHGGAPAYPAASVGDLAERLLGTLDQLGVQRFGYAGCSIGGAVGIELALRHPQRVATLALVAASPRFGTADEFRQRGVVVRTNGLDPIARSAPERWFTPAFAAAQPAIVEWAVQMVRTTDPGCYIAACEALAAFDVRAGLGRIQVPTLVVVGSEDQVTGPAEARTLVAGIPDARLALVPGASHLAPVEQPAAVTDLLAHHFATAWHDTLAAFPAPSAPVTSPPVAPVAEIAPAATEQPQATGPGRADPYQAGMKVRREVLGDAHVDDVLADGDDFTGDFQELITRFAWGEVWTREGLDRRMRSCVTLTALVAGGHLDELASHTRAALRNGLTPSEIREILIHTAVYCGVPAANSAFRVAQAVIQEETTPRA; this is encoded by the coding sequence GTGAGCGAGACACCACCGAACACCCTGCAATACCGCGTCGACGGGCCCGAAGACGCACCGATCCTGGTCCTGGGACCCTCCCTCGGTACCACCTGGCACATGTGGGACCGGCAGATCGCCGAGCTCTCCGAGCGGTGGCGAGTGATCCGGTACGACCTGCCCGGCCACGGCGGCGCGCCCGCGTACCCCGCCGCGTCCGTCGGCGACCTCGCGGAGCGGCTGCTCGGCACTCTGGACCAGCTCGGCGTGCAGAGGTTCGGCTACGCCGGCTGCTCGATCGGCGGCGCGGTGGGCATCGAGCTGGCGCTGCGCCACCCGCAGCGCGTGGCGACGCTGGCGCTCGTCGCGGCGTCCCCCCGGTTCGGCACCGCGGACGAGTTCCGCCAGCGTGGTGTCGTCGTCCGCACCAACGGGCTCGACCCGATCGCCCGCAGCGCGCCGGAGCGTTGGTTCACCCCGGCGTTCGCCGCCGCCCAGCCGGCAATCGTCGAGTGGGCCGTCCAGATGGTCCGCACCACCGACCCCGGCTGCTACATCGCCGCCTGCGAGGCGCTCGCCGCGTTCGACGTGCGCGCCGGCCTCGGCCGTATCCAGGTCCCCACTCTCGTCGTGGTCGGCTCCGAGGACCAGGTCACCGGACCCGCGGAGGCACGCACCCTGGTCGCCGGGATACCGGACGCCCGGCTCGCGCTCGTCCCCGGCGCCTCCCACCTGGCCCCGGTCGAGCAGCCCGCCGCCGTCACGGATCTGCTCGCCCACCACTTCGCCACCGCCTGGCACGACACGCTCGCCGCCTTCCCGGCCCCGTCGGCTCCCGTGACCTCGCCGCCCGTCGCGCCGGTCGCCGAGATCGCGCCCGCCGCCACGGAGCAGCCGCAGGCCACCGGGCCTGGCCGGGCCGATCCGTACCAGGCGGGGATGAAGGTGCGCCGTGAGGTGCTCGGCGACGCGCACGTCGACGACGTGCTGGCCGACGGTGACGACTTCACCGGCGACTTCCAGGAGCTGATCACCCGCTTCGCCTGGGGCGAGGTGTGGACCCGTGAGGGCCTGGACAGGCGCATGCGCAGCTGTGTGACGCTGACCGCGCTGGTCGCCGGGGGACATCTGGACGAGCTGGCCTCGCACACCAGGGCCGCGCTGCGCAACGGACTGACCCCTTCGGAGATCAGGGAGATCCTGATCCACACGGCCGTCTACTGCGGCGTCCCCGCGGCGAACTCCGCTTTCCGGGTGGCGCAGGCGGTGATACAGGAGGAGACGACGCCCCGGGCGTAG
- a CDS encoding PQQ-dependent sugar dehydrogenase — translation MDDPATPGVNEGDAPQAGTAEDFAEYKGFTRLSRFKLKGNQLDFTSEQKILDVPADRGTCCHVGGKIDFDHRGNLFLSTGDDTNPFSSDGYSPIDDSPRRNPAYDARRTSGNSNDLRGKVLRIKVKKNGGYTVPDGNLFEPGTPKTRPEIYAMGLRNPFRFAVDDRTGEVYLGDYSPDAGKADPDRGPSGQGRWMVIDRPANYGWPFCVTQDMPYQDYDFATKKSAGPFDCAKPVNDSAHNTGLRELPPVTDAEIVYGYGASEEFPELGTGGIGPMGGPAYRYDRRNTAENRWPAHFDGKPLFYEWTRDQMKAITLGRKNQVEKIEDAIPSIATDGPIDAEFGPDGALYVLEYGTGYFAELPEAQLARIDYTRGNRTPEPKVAADVTNGTNPLTVQFSSAGTTDADGDALSYAWDFDADGTVDSTEPDPKHTFTRNAVFDATLKITDSTGRSAAASVPVVVGNKAPIVSLTTDPAPHGGTAFHWGDTVTWKVNVTDDQPVDCSKVTVSFILGHDSHGHPLSTSNGCSGSFETFVDGGHAGADNLKAVFNASYTDAPPNGLPALSSSAEVALTPAD, via the coding sequence ATGGACGACCCGGCCACCCCGGGCGTCAACGAGGGTGACGCGCCGCAGGCGGGCACGGCCGAGGACTTCGCCGAGTACAAAGGCTTCACACGCCTCTCCCGCTTCAAGCTCAAGGGGAACCAGCTCGACTTCACCAGCGAGCAGAAGATCCTCGACGTCCCCGCGGACCGCGGCACCTGCTGCCATGTCGGCGGCAAGATCGACTTCGACCACAGGGGCAACCTGTTCCTGTCGACCGGCGACGACACCAACCCGTTCTCCTCCGACGGCTACAGCCCCATCGACGACAGCCCCCGCCGCAACCCGGCCTACGACGCCCGCCGCACCTCGGGCAACAGCAACGACCTGCGCGGCAAGGTCCTGCGCATCAAGGTGAAGAAGAACGGGGGCTACACCGTCCCGGACGGGAACCTCTTCGAGCCGGGCACGCCGAAGACCCGTCCCGAGATCTACGCCATGGGTCTGCGCAACCCGTTCCGCTTCGCCGTCGACGACAGGACCGGCGAGGTCTACCTCGGCGACTACTCGCCCGACGCCGGCAAGGCGGATCCCGACCGCGGGCCTTCCGGGCAGGGCCGCTGGATGGTCATCGACCGTCCGGCGAACTACGGCTGGCCGTTCTGCGTCACGCAGGACATGCCTTACCAGGACTACGACTTCGCCACGAAGAAGTCCGCCGGCCCGTTCGACTGCGCCAAGCCGGTCAACGACTCGGCCCACAACACAGGCCTTCGCGAGCTGCCGCCGGTGACCGACGCGGAGATCGTGTACGGCTACGGCGCCTCCGAGGAGTTCCCGGAGCTCGGCACGGGTGGCATCGGCCCGATGGGCGGTCCGGCTTACCGCTACGACCGCCGGAATACCGCGGAGAACCGCTGGCCCGCCCACTTCGACGGCAAGCCTCTCTTCTACGAGTGGACCCGGGACCAGATGAAGGCCATCACTCTCGGCAGGAAGAACCAGGTCGAGAAGATCGAGGACGCGATCCCGTCGATAGCCACCGACGGCCCGATCGATGCCGAGTTCGGCCCGGACGGCGCGCTCTACGTCCTCGAGTACGGCACCGGCTACTTCGCCGAACTCCCCGAGGCCCAGCTCGCCCGCATCGACTACACCAGGGGCAACCGGACCCCGGAGCCCAAGGTCGCCGCCGACGTGACCAACGGCACCAACCCGCTGACCGTCCAGTTCTCCAGCGCCGGCACCACGGACGCCGATGGTGACGCCCTCAGCTACGCGTGGGACTTCGACGCCGACGGCACCGTGGACTCCACCGAGCCGGACCCGAAGCACACGTTCACCAGGAACGCCGTCTTCGACGCCACGCTGAAGATCACCGACAGCACAGGCCGCTCGGCCGCGGCCTCGGTGCCCGTGGTCGTGGGCAACAAGGCGCCGATCGTCTCCCTGACGACCGACCCTGCGCCGCACGGCGGCACGGCGTTCCACTGGGGTGACACGGTCACGTGGAAGGTCAATGTGACGGACGATCAGCCTGTGGACTGCTCAAAGGTGACCGTCTCGTTCATCCTCGGTCACGACAGTCACGGACATCCGCTCTCCACCAGCAACGGCTGCAGCGGATCGTTCGAGACCTTCGTGGACGGCGGACACGCTGGTGCCGACAACCTGAAGGCCGTGTTCAACGCCTCCTACACGGACGCGCCCCCGAACGGCCTGCCCGCCCTCTCGAGCAGCGCCGAGGTAGCGCTGACACCGGCCGACTGA
- a CDS encoding MBL fold metallo-hydrolase, giving the protein MRLTKRIHACVQLEKDGRRLVIDPGGFSEQDAAVGADVLLVTHEHPDHFDEGRLRAALEANPSARLWTLRSVAERLSAAFPGRVSTVGHGDTFTAAGFDVQVHGELHAVIHPDIPRITNVGYLVDGSVFHPGDALTVPDRPVDTLMLPVHAPWNKISEVIDYVREVAPRRAVDVHDALLTDLARPIYDRQIGGLGGAGHGRLAAGQTMEL; this is encoded by the coding sequence ATGAGGCTCACCAAGCGCATCCACGCCTGCGTCCAGCTCGAGAAGGACGGGCGGCGTCTGGTCATCGACCCCGGTGGCTTCAGCGAGCAGGACGCCGCAGTGGGGGCCGACGTCCTGCTCGTCACGCACGAGCACCCCGACCACTTCGACGAGGGCAGACTGCGGGCGGCGCTCGAGGCGAACCCGTCCGCCCGGCTGTGGACCCTGCGCAGTGTCGCCGAGCGGCTGTCCGCCGCGTTTCCCGGGCGTGTGAGCACCGTCGGGCACGGCGACACGTTCACCGCGGCGGGCTTCGACGTCCAGGTGCACGGTGAGCTGCACGCGGTGATCCATCCGGACATCCCGCGGATCACCAATGTCGGCTACCTGGTGGACGGCTCCGTCTTCCACCCCGGCGACGCGCTCACCGTCCCCGACCGGCCGGTGGACACGCTGATGCTGCCGGTGCACGCCCCGTGGAACAAGATCTCCGAGGTCATCGACTACGTCCGCGAGGTGGCGCCGCGCCGGGCCGTCGATGTCCACGACGCCCTGCTCACGGACCTCGCCCGGCCCATCTACGACCGGCAGATCGGCGGGCTCGGCGGCGCCGGGCACGGGCGCCTGGCCGCCGGACAGACGATGGAGCTGTGA
- a CDS encoding CocE/NonD family hydrolase, translating to MGLPRKPLRTTAIGTVSAALLAGSATAAAPAALPASAPTATPQNSAASASPDVRFVDIEGDGGIVLKANVVTPAGADGGRTYPVVVLPTSWAMPQIEYLAQAKKLADSGYVVVSYNSRGFWQSGGEIETAGPPDIADASKVIDWALANTPADPDKVGMAGVSYGAGISLLASAKDKRIKAVAALSGWADLIASIYSGRTQHLQAAALLSGAGHLTGRPSAELQEIMNAFLTSDLTKEQEMIEWGRKRSPATYLDEINANGAAVMLGNAWGDSLFPPNQYADFYERLSGPKRLEFRPGDHATAEGTGLLGLPNDTWTSAHRWLDHHLKGVDNGVDREQPVRIRTRTGGAVETYPDWKSVGADRRKIALSKAQSIRTGVDSGANGGLIFLSSILDQFAQLPPMASIPLLPRSFAAVWQSERYWTEQRVRGTAKLHTTVTSTKGSGTLVAYLYDVGPLGLGKLVASAPYTFHGRTPGQPFAVDLELCSTAYDVPAGHRLAVVVDTVDPLYIEHNPTGAQLTFSSPAADPSYLSVPLRQK from the coding sequence GTGGGACTTCCTCGCAAGCCTCTGCGCACCACCGCCATCGGTACGGTCTCTGCCGCACTGCTCGCCGGTTCCGCCACCGCCGCGGCTCCCGCCGCCCTCCCGGCGTCCGCGCCGACCGCGACCCCGCAGAACAGCGCCGCCTCCGCCTCCCCCGACGTCCGCTTCGTCGACATCGAGGGCGACGGCGGGATCGTGCTGAAGGCCAACGTCGTCACCCCCGCCGGCGCCGACGGCGGGCGGACGTATCCCGTCGTCGTACTGCCCACCAGCTGGGCGATGCCGCAGATCGAGTACCTCGCCCAGGCGAAGAAGCTCGCCGACTCCGGCTACGTGGTCGTGAGTTACAACTCCCGCGGGTTCTGGCAGTCCGGCGGCGAGATCGAGACGGCCGGACCGCCCGACATCGCCGACGCGTCCAAGGTGATCGACTGGGCGCTGGCCAACACCCCCGCCGACCCGGACAAGGTGGGCATGGCGGGCGTCTCCTACGGCGCCGGCATCAGTCTCCTCGCCTCCGCGAAGGACAAGCGCATCAAGGCGGTTGCCGCGCTCAGCGGCTGGGCGGACCTCATCGCCTCCATCTACAGCGGCCGCACGCAGCATCTGCAGGCCGCGGCCCTCCTCAGCGGCGCCGGCCACCTCACGGGCCGCCCCAGCGCGGAGCTCCAGGAGATCATGAACGCCTTCCTGACCTCCGACCTCACCAAGGAGCAGGAGATGATCGAGTGGGGGCGCAAGCGCTCCCCCGCCACCTACCTCGACGAGATCAACGCCAACGGCGCCGCGGTCATGCTCGGCAACGCGTGGGGCGACTCGCTCTTCCCGCCCAACCAGTACGCCGACTTCTACGAGCGGCTCAGCGGCCCCAAGCGCCTGGAGTTCCGCCCCGGCGACCACGCCACCGCCGAAGGCACCGGCCTGCTCGGGCTCCCCAACGACACCTGGACCAGCGCCCACCGGTGGTTGGACCACCACCTCAAGGGCGTCGACAACGGCGTGGACCGTGAACAGCCCGTACGCATCCGGACGCGCACGGGCGGCGCCGTGGAGACGTACCCCGACTGGAAGTCGGTGGGCGCGGACCGTAGGAAGATCGCACTCAGCAAGGCGCAGAGCATCCGCACGGGCGTCGACTCCGGGGCGAACGGCGGGCTCATCTTCCTCTCCAGCATCCTCGACCAGTTCGCCCAGCTGCCGCCGATGGCGTCGATCCCGCTGCTGCCGCGCTCCTTCGCAGCGGTGTGGCAGTCCGAGCGGTACTGGACGGAGCAACGGGTGCGCGGCACCGCGAAGCTGCACACCACGGTCACGAGCACCAAGGGGAGCGGCACCCTCGTCGCGTACCTCTACGACGTGGGCCCGCTCGGCCTCGGCAAGCTGGTCGCAAGCGCGCCCTACACGTTCCACGGCAGGACACCGGGTCAGCCGTTCGCCGTCGACCTGGAGTTGTGCTCCACCGCCTACGACGTACCGGCCGGCCACCGTCTCGCCGTGGTCGTCGACACCGTCGACCCGCTCTACATCGAGCACAACCCGACCGGCGCGCAGCTGACCTTCTCCTCGCCCGCGGCCGACCCGTCGTACCTCTCGGTCCCGCTGCGCCAGAAGTGA